A genomic stretch from Ureibacillus composti includes:
- the yunB gene encoding sporulation protein YunB: MFSRRPPKRMKFYYKRRSNKYNRLGLFVFAIMATLVFFLYFLNSRLMPVYLDYAEVQTTKIASHVVSKAINSRTSTVLDVNDIIEDLPTESDYMVTTKFNTEIINRVRGETVALVKEHLELAENGDLSKLPELDNIEYDVNEIQAGDGIVFLVPIAQALNLPLLGNLGPKVPIRFHIIGNVASGVETTFKEFGINNALVEVNLNLIVNVQIIVPFASKSTTVEQKIPVAIGLIRGTVPNIYTNGGEGAQPSIEVPYPNPVQEYNN, translated from the coding sequence TTGTTTTCTCGTCGACCACCAAAAAGAATGAAGTTTTATTATAAGCGAAGAAGTAACAAGTATAATCGATTAGGTTTATTTGTTTTTGCAATAATGGCAACGCTTGTCTTCTTCTTATATTTTTTAAACTCCCGACTAATGCCAGTTTATTTGGATTATGCTGAAGTGCAAACAACCAAAATTGCATCGCATGTTGTCAGTAAAGCAATTAATTCTAGAACGTCAACAGTTTTAGATGTTAATGATATTATAGAGGATTTACCGACAGAATCTGATTATATGGTTACAACAAAATTTAATACTGAAATTATTAACCGAGTACGTGGTGAAACAGTTGCACTAGTGAAGGAACATTTAGAACTAGCCGAAAATGGTGATTTGTCTAAATTACCGGAGTTGGACAATATTGAGTATGATGTGAATGAAATCCAAGCTGGAGATGGGATTGTTTTCTTGGTTCCAATTGCACAAGCTTTAAACCTCCCACTACTGGGAAATTTAGGTCCAAAAGTGCCAATAAGATTTCATATTATTGGGAATGTAGCAAGTGGGGTCGAAACAACATTTAAAGAGTTTGGTATTAATAATGCATTAGTAGAAGTAAATTTAAATTTAATTGTAAATGTACAAATCATCGTCCCGTTTGCTAGTAAATCAACAACTGTTGAACAAAAAATTCCGGTAGCGATTGGTTTAATTAGAGGAACTGTTCCAAATATTTATACGAACGGTGGAGAGGGAGCTCAACCTTCCATCGAGGTACCTTATCCAAACCCGGTTCAAGAATATAATAATTGA
- a CDS encoding HD domain-containing protein: MRLISINILKSGMKIGRTIYNEAGHPLLKADAIVSDRIIDRLKQLNIRYVYIDDLISSGIEVEESVPTEKRMKIVNQITDSFHKIKGLNFQDASLVLDKQSKVIGVIVDDLLDSILNSEEILTVLTDAFLYDEYLYQHSFQVTLYSLAIAKELGYSSNDLRNIGIGAMLHDVGKLMVPTSILLKPGRLSDEEYETMKHHTTYGFEILRNLHTISLLVAHCAFQHHERLDGSGYPRGLVDYEIHPYAKVIAVADVFDAVTSNRVYREKMLPSQGICIIDAGSGTLYDAKVVEALKRSVVHYPNGTIVMLSDGRRGVVAKQNITDSSRPIIRIFEENQILLKATYILNLMEVTNLKILKVETEYVIGVE; the protein is encoded by the coding sequence ATGAGGCTAATTTCAATAAATATACTAAAATCGGGAATGAAAATTGGCAGAACAATTTATAATGAGGCTGGTCACCCTTTATTAAAAGCTGATGCAATTGTCTCTGACCGTATTATTGACCGATTAAAACAATTAAATATTCGTTATGTATATATTGATGATCTGATTTCTAGTGGGATTGAGGTCGAGGAATCAGTTCCTACTGAAAAGCGGATGAAGATTGTTAATCAGATTACCGATTCCTTCCATAAAATTAAAGGACTAAATTTCCAAGATGCGTCCTTAGTATTGGATAAGCAATCCAAGGTAATTGGTGTCATAGTTGATGATTTATTAGATTCAATATTAAATAGTGAAGAAATTTTAACTGTACTAACCGATGCATTTTTATATGATGAGTATTTATATCAACATTCATTTCAAGTGACTCTTTATTCACTTGCCATTGCAAAGGAATTAGGTTATTCCTCTAATGATCTTCGAAATATCGGAATTGGTGCCATGTTACATGATGTAGGGAAGTTAATGGTTCCTACTAGTATTTTATTAAAACCGGGTCGTTTATCAGATGAAGAATACGAAACGATGAAACATCATACTACATATGGATTTGAAATTTTGCGTAATTTACATACGATTTCACTACTTGTTGCACATTGTGCCTTCCAGCATCATGAGCGACTTGATGGGAGTGGCTACCCTAGAGGTTTAGTTGATTATGAGATTCATCCTTATGCTAAAGTCATAGCAGTTGCAGACGTTTTTGATGCAGTTACTTCTAATCGTGTTTATCGTGAAAAAATGTTGCCTTCGCAAGGGATTTGTATCATTGACGCTGGTAGTGGAACGCTTTACGATGCCAAAGTTGTAGAAGCATTAAAGAGAAGTGTTGTTCATTATCCAAATGGCACAATTGTCATGCTGTCAGATGGTCGACGGGGTGTTGTAGCAAAACAAAATATAACTGATTCCTCCAGACCAATTATTCGAATCTTTGAAGAAAATCAAATTCTGTTAAAAGCAACTTATATTCTTAATTTAATGGAAGTGACTAATTTAAAGATTTTAAAGGTAGAAACAGAATATGTAATTGGTGTCGAATAG
- a CDS encoding bifunctional UDP-sugar hydrolase/5'-nucleotidase produces MLETIHIYHTNDIHSHFEYWPRMQSFIKNQRIENAKNGEPSFLFDVGDHLDRSNIYTEATLGKGNVKLLNEAQYDVVTIGNNEGITLSFEDLYSLYHEANFDVVVANIEPLHGRAPKWLKPYTILKTENGTTIGVIGATALYKVFYSELNWNVTEPKEKLIELANQLRSEVDILLCLSHLGITEDELLAEACPAIDVIFGSHTHHLLQDGKMVNGVLLTGCGKFGAYTGHLTLQFNPQTRKLVNKEEQVIENALLSEIQGEELFLQELSGKGKELLQAPVFETKKTYNKEWFHHSQISKLFAQALLDFTNADCTMFNAGIFLDGLHKGVITSYDIHRILPHPINVCVIELTGTELREILSQSKNEEWPLLELKGLGFRGSIFGKMLTYEFSLNKHRELFVKGVKADLDATYQLATLDMFTFGYFFPTFKYAKKKYYLPLFLRDILVEHGKKYL; encoded by the coding sequence ATGCTTGAAACAATTCATATATATCATACAAATGATATACATAGTCATTTTGAATACTGGCCACGTATGCAATCATTTATCAAAAATCAACGCATAGAAAATGCAAAAAATGGTGAGCCAAGTTTTCTTTTTGATGTTGGTGACCATCTTGACCGTTCAAATATTTATACTGAAGCAACATTAGGAAAAGGTAATGTAAAACTATTAAATGAAGCGCAATATGATGTTGTAACAATCGGGAATAATGAAGGTATCACACTATCCTTTGAAGACCTCTATTCGCTATATCATGAAGCTAATTTTGATGTTGTAGTAGCAAATATTGAACCCTTACATGGGCGTGCGCCGAAGTGGCTAAAGCCATATACAATACTTAAAACAGAAAATGGTACAACAATTGGAGTTATTGGCGCAACAGCGTTATATAAAGTTTTTTATAGTGAACTGAATTGGAATGTAACAGAACCTAAAGAAAAATTAATCGAATTAGCCAATCAGTTAAGAAGCGAAGTAGATATATTACTTTGTCTATCTCATTTAGGGATTACAGAAGATGAACTTTTAGCAGAGGCTTGTCCTGCCATTGATGTTATATTTGGTTCTCATACACATCATTTATTACAGGATGGAAAAATGGTTAATGGTGTATTACTAACAGGTTGTGGGAAATTTGGTGCTTATACAGGTCATCTTACTCTTCAGTTTAATCCACAAACACGCAAATTAGTAAATAAAGAAGAACAGGTCATTGAAAACGCGCTCCTTTCAGAAATACAAGGGGAAGAGCTATTTTTGCAAGAGCTTTCCGGTAAGGGGAAGGAATTATTGCAAGCTCCTGTGTTTGAAACAAAAAAAACCTATAATAAAGAATGGTTTCATCACTCGCAAATCTCAAAGTTGTTTGCTCAAGCTCTGTTAGATTTCACAAATGCGGATTGTACCATGTTCAATGCAGGGATCTTTTTAGATGGATTGCATAAAGGAGTTATTACTTCATATGATATTCACCGAATTTTACCTCATCCCATTAATGTATGTGTAATCGAACTAACGGGAACAGAGCTAAGAGAAATTTTATCCCAATCCAAAAATGAGGAATGGCCTCTATTAGAGTTAAAGGGATTAGGCTTTAGGGGATCCATTTTTGGAAAAATGCTCACTTATGAATTTTCATTAAACAAGCATCGAGAGTTGTTCGTAAAAGGGGTAAAAGCAGATTTAGATGCCACTTATCAATTAGCAACCCTAGATATGTTTACATTTGGTTACTTCTTTCCAACATTTAAGTATGCAAAGAAAAAATATTACTTACCGCTCTTTTTGCGAGATATTTTAGTTGAACATGGCAAGAAGTATTTATAA
- a CDS encoding sulfite exporter TauE/SafE family protein, whose product MEFLLLAMIALSSGIIGALVGLGGGAILVPATLFIGISLGYIPDLTPQTVVGLSVVMMIFTGLSSTLSYAKTKRVDYKSGFIFFIGSVPGTVLGAWVNKGLDLPSFNTYFGIVLILLAILLLVQDKLKPITWFVEHGTKRHFTDHTGTEFVYGYPVWFALLLTFFIGFASGLFGIGGGSMIVPAMLLLFRFPPHVAVATSMFMVFLTSIVNSISHISLGNVPWIYTLPVIIGAFIGAKIGASLNKKLKSETLIFALRIILLLLGIRSIVDGLF is encoded by the coding sequence ATGGAGTTTTTATTACTTGCAATGATCGCGTTAAGTTCAGGTATTATTGGTGCGCTTGTCGGCTTAGGAGGCGGTGCAATCCTCGTACCTGCAACATTATTTATAGGAATTTCATTAGGGTATATTCCAGATTTAACACCGCAAACAGTTGTTGGATTATCAGTCGTTATGATGATCTTTACAGGGCTATCCTCAACGTTGTCATATGCTAAAACTAAAAGAGTTGATTATAAAAGTGGATTTATCTTTTTTATTGGTAGTGTACCGGGAACAGTTTTGGGTGCATGGGTGAATAAAGGATTAGATCTTCCTTCGTTTAATACTTATTTTGGAATAGTATTAATTTTATTAGCTATTTTATTATTAGTGCAAGATAAGCTTAAGCCTATCACATGGTTTGTAGAACACGGTACAAAACGTCATTTTACAGATCACACTGGTACAGAATTTGTTTACGGGTATCCAGTTTGGTTTGCATTATTACTTACCTTTTTCATTGGCTTTGCTTCAGGTTTATTTGGAATCGGTGGTGGCTCTATGATCGTACCAGCCATGTTACTATTATTCCGATTTCCTCCGCATGTTGCAGTGGCGACGTCAATGTTTATGGTATTTTTAACGTCAATCGTAAACTCAATTAGTCATATTTCACTTGGAAATGTGCCGTGGATTTATACATTGCCTGTTATTATTGGTGCTTTTATCGGAGCAAAAATTGGTGCATCATTAAATAAAAAGTTAAAATCAGAGACACTAATATTTGCATTACGAATTATTTTACTTTTATTAGGAATTCGATCAATTGTTGATGGTTTATTTTAA
- a CDS encoding DUF72 domain-containing protein, which produces MVYIGLTGWSDHPDLYNEGTTTRDKLFAYSGHFPIVEVDTSFYAIPSQTSIEKWCNETPDNFQFIVKSYQGMTGHNRGEIPFETRNDMFNSFIESANVFKNHGKLGAILVQFPPWYDCNVKNINYIRYIKEQLRGFPVAIEFRNQTWYAGQMRHKMLKFLNENDLIHTVCDEPQAGSGSVPLVSEATTDQVIVRIHGRNIHGWRSAGQKENWREVRFLYDYNEEELQGLAQIILQLKQQAKDVYVLFNNNSGHHAAKNAKQLQSILNIEYSGLSPKQLDLFEGD; this is translated from the coding sequence TTGGTATACATTGGTCTTACAGGTTGGAGTGACCATCCTGATCTTTATAATGAAGGAACTACAACCCGCGATAAACTTTTTGCTTATAGTGGGCATTTTCCAATTGTTGAAGTAGATACGTCCTTTTATGCAATTCCTTCTCAAACAAGTATTGAGAAATGGTGTAATGAAACTCCCGATAACTTTCAATTTATTGTGAAATCCTATCAAGGAATGACAGGACACAATCGGGGGGAAATTCCTTTTGAAACTAGAAATGATATGTTTAATTCATTTATAGAAAGTGCCAATGTATTTAAGAATCATGGCAAGCTAGGAGCAATACTTGTTCAATTTCCTCCATGGTACGATTGTAATGTGAAGAATATTAATTATATACGATATATTAAAGAACAATTACGGGGATTCCCAGTTGCCATCGAATTTCGCAATCAAACTTGGTATGCAGGTCAAATGAGACATAAAATGTTGAAATTTTTGAACGAAAATGACTTAATCCATACTGTTTGTGACGAACCACAGGCAGGTTCTGGCTCAGTTCCTCTAGTAAGTGAGGCGACTACAGATCAAGTTATTGTTAGAATTCATGGTCGAAATATACACGGGTGGCGGAGTGCAGGTCAGAAAGAAAACTGGAGAGAAGTTCGGTTTTTATATGATTATAATGAAGAAGAACTACAGGGATTAGCTCAAATTATATTACAATTAAAGCAACAGGCAAAAGATGTTTATGTGTTATTTAATAACAATTCCGGTCATCATGCTGCGAAAAACGCCAAGCAATTACAAAGCATATTAAATATTGAATATAGTGGCTTATCTCCTAAACAGTTAGATTTATTTGAAGGAGATTAA
- the sufB gene encoding Fe-S cluster assembly protein SufB produces MAKKMPEIGDYKYGFHDKDVSIFRSKRGLTEEIVREISNMKNEPEWMLNYRLKALEIFYSKPMPQWGGDLAGLDFDEITYYVKPSEATQKSWDEVPDEIKATFDKLGIPEAEQKYLAGVSAQYESEVVYHNMKKDLEDLGIVFKDTDSALRENEDIFKKHWGTVIPSSDNKFAALNSAVWSGGSFIYVPPGVKLDTPLQAYFRINSENMGQFERTLIIVDEGASVHYVEGCTAPVYTTNSLHSAVVEIIVKKDAYCRYTTIQNWANNVYNLVTKRTVVEENGTMEWIDGNIGSKLTMKYPACILKGEGARGMTLSIAIAGKGQHQDAGAKMIHLAPNTSSTIVSKSIAKQGGKVTYRGVVRFGPKATGARSNIECDTLIMDNQSTSDTIPYNEILNDNVSLEHEAKVSKVSEEQLFYLMSRGVSEQEATEMIVMGFIEPFTKELPMEYAVEMNRLIKFEMEGSIG; encoded by the coding sequence ATGGCTAAAAAAATGCCTGAAATTGGCGATTATAAATACGGCTTCCATGACAAGGACGTATCAATTTTCCGTTCAAAACGTGGATTAACTGAAGAAATCGTCCGTGAAATTTCAAATATGAAAAACGAACCTGAGTGGATGTTAAACTACCGCTTAAAGGCTCTTGAAATATTCTACTCAAAACCAATGCCACAATGGGGTGGCGACTTAGCAGGTCTAGACTTCGATGAAATTACTTATTATGTAAAGCCATCTGAAGCTACTCAAAAATCTTGGGATGAAGTTCCTGATGAAATCAAAGCAACATTTGATAAATTAGGGATTCCTGAAGCTGAACAAAAATATTTAGCTGGTGTATCTGCTCAGTATGAATCTGAAGTAGTTTACCACAACATGAAAAAAGATCTTGAAGACTTAGGTATTGTTTTCAAAGATACAGATTCTGCACTTCGTGAAAACGAAGATATCTTTAAAAAACACTGGGGTACTGTAATTCCATCTTCAGACAACAAATTTGCTGCACTTAACTCAGCTGTTTGGTCTGGTGGATCATTTATTTATGTGCCACCTGGTGTGAAATTAGATACACCACTTCAAGCGTATTTCCGTATTAACTCTGAAAATATGGGTCAATTCGAACGTACATTAATTATTGTTGATGAAGGTGCGAGTGTTCACTATGTAGAAGGATGTACAGCTCCTGTTTACACAACAAACTCACTTCACTCAGCGGTAGTAGAAATTATCGTTAAGAAAGATGCATATTGCCGTTACACAACAATTCAAAACTGGGCAAACAATGTTTACAACCTAGTTACAAAACGTACTGTTGTTGAAGAAAACGGTACAATGGAGTGGATTGATGGTAACATCGGTTCAAAATTAACGATGAAATACCCAGCATGTATCTTAAAAGGTGAAGGTGCACGTGGTATGACACTTTCTATTGCGATTGCAGGGAAAGGTCAACACCAAGATGCTGGTGCCAAAATGATTCATTTAGCACCGAATACATCTTCAACAATCGTATCTAAATCAATTGCTAAACAAGGCGGTAAAGTAACATATCGTGGTGTTGTTCGTTTTGGTCCAAAAGCAACTGGTGCTCGTTCTAACATCGAATGTGATACATTAATTATGGATAATCAATCTACATCAGATACAATTCCTTACAATGAAATCTTAAATGATAATGTTTCATTAGAGCACGAAGCAAAAGTTTCGAAAGTATCTGAAGAACAATTATTCTATTTAATGTCTCGTGGGGTCTCAGAACAAGAAGCAACAGAAATGATCGTTATGGGCTTCATCGAACCATTTACAAAAGAACTTCCAATGGAATATGCAGTTGAAATGAACCGCTTAATTAAATTCGAAATGGAAGGTTCTATTGGTTAA
- a CDS encoding SUF system NifU family Fe-S cluster assembly protein, giving the protein MSFNNLDQLYRSVIMDHYKKPRNKGSLDENNVTIDMNNPTCGDRIHLTLKINDGLVEDAKFDGEGCSISMSSASMMTEVIKGKKVDDALQLADIFSKMMLGEDYSDKYDLGDVEALQGVSKFPARIKCATLAWKAMERGVQAESK; this is encoded by the coding sequence ATGTCTTTTAATAATTTAGATCAACTATACCGCTCAGTAATCATGGACCATTATAAAAAACCAAGAAACAAAGGTTCTTTAGATGAAAACAATGTGACAATTGATATGAATAACCCTACATGTGGTGACCGTATTCATTTAACATTAAAAATCAATGATGGTTTAGTTGAAGATGCCAAATTTGACGGTGAAGGCTGTTCAATTTCAATGTCATCAGCTTCTATGATGACAGAAGTAATTAAAGGTAAAAAAGTAGATGATGCTCTTCAATTAGCAGACATTTTTTCAAAAATGATGCTAGGAGAAGATTATAGTGATAAATATGATCTAGGAGATGTTGAAGCACTACAAGGTGTTTCAAAGTTTCCTGCTCGAATTAAATGTGCAACACTTGCTTGGAAGGCTATGGAAAGAGGAGTCCAAGCAGAATCTAAATAA
- a CDS encoding cysteine desulfurase produces the protein MNDIRKYFPVLNQEVNGHPLVYLDSAATSQKPTQVLEVLKKYYEFDNSNVHRGVHTLGNRATDSYEGAREKIRKFINANSTEEIIYTRGTTTSINTVAAAYGRANVNEGDEIVITKMEHHSNFIPWQQLAKQQKAVLKFIELEEDGTISLETVRKTITPKTKIVAVTMASNVLGTINPVKEITEIAHENGAITVIDAAQGAPHMPIDVQDIDCDFLAFSGHKMCGPTGIGVLYGKKAHLENMEPIEFGGEMIDFVDLYDSTWKELPWKFEGGTPNIAGAIGLGAAIDFLNEIGLENIAKHEHELVEYAIAEMEKVGGISIYGPLDPSKRCGLITFNLDGVHPHDLATILDMNGIAIRAGHHCAQPLMKWLQCTATARASFYMYNSKEDVDAFVAGLRMAKEYFNDVF, from the coding sequence ATGAATGACATTAGAAAATATTTTCCAGTATTGAATCAAGAAGTAAACGGGCACCCGCTCGTTTACCTTGATAGTGCCGCAACATCCCAAAAGCCTACTCAAGTACTTGAAGTGCTTAAAAAGTATTATGAGTTTGATAATTCCAATGTACATCGCGGTGTACATACATTAGGTAATCGTGCAACCGATTCATATGAAGGAGCACGTGAGAAAATCCGCAAATTCATCAATGCCAATTCGACTGAGGAAATCATTTACACTCGTGGTACAACAACCTCTATTAATACCGTTGCTGCTGCTTACGGTCGTGCAAATGTAAATGAAGGTGATGAAATTGTCATCACAAAAATGGAACACCATTCAAACTTCATTCCTTGGCAACAACTTGCTAAACAGCAAAAAGCTGTTTTAAAGTTTATTGAGCTTGAAGAAGATGGAACAATTTCATTAGAAACTGTTCGTAAAACAATTACACCGAAAACAAAAATTGTTGCCGTTACTATGGCTTCAAATGTTTTAGGTACAATAAATCCGGTAAAAGAAATTACAGAAATTGCTCACGAAAATGGTGCTATTACTGTAATTGATGCTGCACAAGGTGCACCGCATATGCCGATTGATGTTCAAGATATAGACTGTGATTTCTTAGCGTTTTCAGGACATAAAATGTGCGGCCCAACTGGTATTGGTGTACTATATGGTAAAAAAGCGCATTTAGAAAACATGGAACCAATTGAATTTGGCGGCGAAATGATTGACTTCGTAGATTTATATGATTCTACTTGGAAAGAGCTCCCTTGGAAGTTTGAAGGTGGAACACCTAATATTGCAGGTGCGATCGGTTTAGGAGCTGCAATTGACTTCTTAAATGAAATCGGGCTTGAAAATATTGCTAAGCATGAGCATGAACTTGTAGAATATGCTATCGCTGAAATGGAAAAAGTCGGAGGTATATCGATTTATGGACCACTGGACCCTAGTAAACGCTGTGGTCTAATAACTTTCAACCTCGATGGTGTACATCCGCATGATCTTGCAACTATTCTAGATATGAATGGTATTGCAATACGTGCTGGACATCATTGTGCACAACCGTTAATGAAATGGCTTCAATGTACTGCGACAGCACGAGCAAGCTTCTATATGTATAATTCAAAAGAAGATGTAGATGCTTTTGTTGCAGGATTGCGTATGGCGAAGGAGTATTTTAACGATGTCTTTTAA
- the sufD gene encoding Fe-S cluster assembly protein SufD, producing MTVETKLAVTAEDVRAFSEANNEPTWFAEARSTALAKAQELAMPKPDKTNITKWNFTEFPVHTVESETFASLNELPEEVKSLIDIEGQENLYIQRNNTPAFLKISEELKSQGVIFTDIQTAIREHGDLVQKYFMTEAVKVDEHKLTAYHAALVNGGVFVYVPKNVIVEKPLQVIFLNDNEAASLFNHVLVVADQNSVVTYVETYVSTIEQSQGQANLIEEVVVLDNAQVTFGAVDVLAKGFTTYVNRRGHAKRDAKIDWALGLMNDSDTISESITHLIGDGSLANTKTVVVGRGDQKQNFTTEIRHWGKSSEGFILSHGVMKDAAQSIFNGIGKIEHGATKANAEQESRVLMLSEKARGDANPMLLIDEDDVMAGHAASVGRVDPLQLYYLMSRGISKAEAERLVIHGFLAPVVNSLPIEGVKQQLTKVIEGKVR from the coding sequence ATGACAGTTGAAACAAAATTAGCTGTAACTGCAGAGGATGTTCGTGCTTTCTCTGAAGCTAATAATGAGCCAACATGGTTTGCTGAGGCACGCTCTACAGCTCTTGCAAAAGCACAAGAGTTGGCAATGCCAAAACCAGATAAAACAAATATTACAAAATGGAATTTCACTGAATTCCCAGTTCATACTGTTGAAAGCGAAACTTTTGCTTCATTAAATGAACTACCAGAAGAAGTGAAATCTTTAATCGATATTGAAGGACAAGAAAACCTTTATATCCAACGTAACAATACACCAGCATTCCTTAAAATTTCTGAGGAATTAAAGAGCCAAGGCGTTATTTTTACAGATATTCAAACAGCTATTCGTGAACATGGTGATTTAGTACAAAAATACTTCATGACTGAAGCAGTTAAAGTTGATGAACATAAATTAACTGCTTATCATGCTGCGCTTGTAAATGGTGGAGTATTTGTATACGTACCAAAAAATGTAATCGTTGAAAAACCACTACAAGTGATCTTTTTAAATGATAATGAGGCAGCTTCATTATTTAATCACGTACTGGTTGTAGCTGACCAAAATTCTGTAGTAACTTACGTTGAAACTTATGTTTCTACTATTGAACAATCTCAAGGACAAGCAAACCTAATTGAGGAAGTTGTTGTTCTTGATAATGCACAAGTAACATTTGGAGCTGTTGACGTTTTAGCAAAAGGCTTTACAACTTATGTAAACCGTCGTGGACATGCAAAACGTGATGCGAAAATTGACTGGGCATTAGGGTTAATGAATGATTCAGATACAATTTCTGAAAGTATCACACATCTTATTGGTGATGGCTCATTAGCAAACACAAAAACTGTTGTTGTTGGCCGTGGTGACCAAAAACAAAACTTCACAACTGAAATTCGTCACTGGGGTAAAAGCTCAGAAGGATTTATCCTTTCACATGGTGTAATGAAAGATGCAGCTCAATCAATCTTTAACGGAATTGGTAAAATTGAGCATGGCGCAACAAAAGCTAATGCAGAACAAGAATCTCGCGTACTTATGCTATCTGAAAAAGCGCGTGGAGATGCGAACCCAATGTTATTAATTGATGAAGATGATGTTATGGCAGGTCACGCTGCATCAGTAGGTCGCGTAGATCCATTACAACTTTATTATTTAATGAGTCGCGGTATCTCTAAAGCAGAAGCAGAACGCTTAGTTATTCATGGTTTCCTTGCACCTGTTGTTAATAGCTTACCAATTGAGGGTGTTAAACAACAGTTGACGAAGGTAATTGAAGGGAAAGTTCGCTAA